Proteins encoded within one genomic window of bacterium:
- a CDS encoding FHA domain-containing protein — translation MPAKLVEMTGARRLFVLTAAETTIGRSHANDIVLPDMKVSKRHARIIQRSKGFYLEDAGSTNGTYLGNTSIKLVHLRSYDTFRIGASEFQFFESTASHPIVLPPQYTPPSTANVPLPASAKPTIRSPYLYPLLIGGGVFVFVLLMIFFLPFYAVQSGQITTCKICNKEVTNTVTSHHVSFLEKNNYSVTHDQGYCESCGMVQVPYTVSLHCKECGTVYGREQHSAPRREEKRDEDRTEGFCSYKCEIIYNIKDATDRFKEGFNPLDLIP, via the coding sequence ATGCCAGCAAAACTAGTAGAGATGACCGGTGCGAGGCGCTTATTTGTATTGACCGCTGCCGAAACGACGATTGGCAGAAGCCACGCCAACGACATCGTCCTTCCGGACATGAAAGTGTCGAAACGTCATGCCCGGATCATTCAGCGGAGCAAAGGATTCTATCTCGAGGATGCTGGCAGCACCAACGGCACCTATCTGGGCAACACCAGTATAAAATTGGTCCACCTCCGTTCGTACGACACTTTCAGAATCGGTGCCAGCGAATTCCAGTTTTTCGAAAGTACTGCATCCCACCCTATTGTCCTGCCGCCCCAATATACGCCCCCCTCCACAGCCAATGTACCGTTGCCTGCCTCCGCCAAGCCAACAATCCGTTCTCCCTATCTCTATCCCCTGCTGATCGGAGGGGGTGTATTTGTTTTTGTCCTGCTCATGATTTTCTTCCTGCCATTTTATGCCGTTCAAAGTGGTCAAATAACCACTTGCAAAATATGCAATAAAGAGGTTACGAATACGGTGACCTCCCATCATGTCTCCTTCCTTGAGAAAAACAACTATTCGGTCACCCATGATCAAGGGTATTGTGAATCCTGCGGGATGGTGCAAGTGCCCTACACCGTCAGTTTGCATTGCAAGGAGTGCGGCACCGTGTACGGCAGAGAGCAACACTCGGCGCCGCGCCGGGAAGAGAAACGGGACGAAGATCGGACCGAAGGATTCTGTTCCTACAAGTGTGAAATTATCTATAATATAAAGGACGCCACTGATAGGTTCAAGGAAGGATTTAATCCCCTTGACTTGATTCCGTGA
- a CDS encoding FHA domain-containing protein produces MILFIINAAVAADFQLRPMQTDASHFPRMTTRLLVYNEKREAMGSLTASQFTVAVDAKPVTAVSVTTAEKSGAGYHILLCADVSGSMTGSPLATLKKSATAFITSLRNEDDLAIIGLADKVTLISDFSSDQDYLREKINSLTATGTHSLLYYGLNDGLKRLSEKTDKPGRALILISDGKNEDPASSYSENDVIELAQKQGIPIFAIGFSKIDPSYLRSLERMAEKSGGNYYATAAESELETQQQKLYDQLKKVYILDYLAADTPTDGLSHTAVLTINEGGIKRTVQTAFTAPYIAMPRVTRPWWLYALAGGVLLLLAAGSLFWFVKKRKNRRIEEERARAAAEEEHQRELADERNRREDLERKIISAHLEAEKRGRPIAEERPQAEIRPNRDKTMILSNSASPARECDGLRVEIMVGDLQGARIDINRSGATIGRAKDNTIVLPENTVSGHHARISYGRGFQIEDLDSSNGTFVNGQRITRSMIADGDTFKIGRVEGIFRLY; encoded by the coding sequence ATGATCCTATTCATCATCAACGCAGCTGTGGCAGCTGATTTTCAGCTGCGTCCGATGCAGACCGACGCCAGCCATTTCCCCCGGATGACGACCAGGCTTTTGGTCTATAATGAAAAAAGGGAAGCGATGGGTTCTTTGACTGCGTCCCAGTTCACTGTGGCCGTCGATGCGAAGCCGGTGACAGCGGTTTCAGTCACGACTGCAGAAAAATCGGGCGCCGGGTATCATATCCTGCTGTGTGCGGATGTATCCGGTTCGATGACCGGCTCGCCGCTGGCGACACTGAAAAAGAGCGCGACAGCCTTCATTACGAGTCTACGAAATGAGGATGATCTGGCCATCATCGGACTTGCTGACAAGGTAACGCTGATCAGTGATTTCAGCAGCGATCAGGATTACCTCCGCGAAAAAATCAACTCCCTGACTGCGACCGGGACCCATTCCCTGCTCTATTACGGCCTCAATGATGGTCTAAAACGCTTGAGCGAAAAAACGGACAAGCCGGGCAGGGCCTTGATCCTGATCAGCGACGGTAAAAACGAAGATCCTGCCAGCTCCTATTCGGAAAATGATGTTATTGAGCTGGCGCAAAAGCAAGGTATCCCGATTTTTGCGATCGGCTTCTCGAAGATCGATCCTTCTTATCTGCGTTCCCTGGAACGCATGGCCGAGAAGAGCGGGGGGAATTATTACGCGACTGCCGCAGAATCGGAGTTAGAAACCCAACAGCAGAAATTGTATGACCAGCTCAAAAAGGTCTACATCCTCGATTACTTGGCAGCCGACACACCGACCGATGGTCTTTCGCATACGGCTGTGTTGACTATCAACGAGGGGGGGATCAAGCGGACGGTGCAAACGGCGTTCACAGCGCCCTACATTGCGATGCCCCGGGTGACCCGTCCATGGTGGCTATATGCCCTGGCAGGCGGCGTGCTGCTGCTCCTGGCGGCGGGATCCCTCTTCTGGTTTGTCAAGAAACGCAAGAACCGGCGCATAGAAGAGGAGCGTGCCAGAGCCGCGGCTGAGGAAGAGCATCAGCGGGAACTCGCCGACGAACGCAACCGGAGGGAGGATCTGGAAAGAAAAATCATCTCCGCCCATCTGGAGGCCGAAAAGCGCGGACGGCCGATTGCTGAAGAAAGACCCCAAGCAGAGATCAGACCCAATCGCGATAAGACCATGATCCTGAGTAATTCCGCCTCCCCCGCGCGAGAGTGTGACGGATTGCGGGTCGAGATCATGGTGGGAGATTTGCAGGGCGCCCGGATTGATATCAACCGCTCAGGGGCGACCATTGGCAGGGCAAAAGACAATACTATCGTCCTGCCGGAGAATACGGTGTCGGGGCATCACGCCCGGATAAGTTATGGGCGGGGTTTCCAGATAGAAGATCTCGATTCATCCAACGGCACCTTCGTCAATGGCCAACGGATTACGCGATCGATGATCGCGGACGGCGACACCTTTAAGATCGGGCGTGTGGAGGGGATATTCCGGCTTTATTAA
- a CDS encoding lytic murein transglycosylase — protein MARTGIRKFMHVSRPDFSQLVFGIGLLILELWPMLMLAEATALQPASGEIGACPGLEAASQRTGSTGQTAGSTRWKVDPSMLFSPAGEPLTPEAAQLIAALELEGGEGLPVSRHELMTLLSRPEAADVYYEKIMKVATPASLAIQKEEHKNYTKYFLQHYLEAGVAFLHSHQEILQQAEDQYGVLRKDIVATLIWESGLGKYTGDFLEVNVFLGQILFLDAAQREAVEQMVAAGEPNPLDDPVFARKERIRLDKRKKSAVAYLATLLRYCKKEGQDPFTMKGSWGGAMGFVQFMPASMKYAVDADGDGLINLYQWPDAIMSAANYLKIVGHYAPDEASRTKALLRYNPSEEYAAGVILLADTIWQHYLNGE, from the coding sequence ATGGCACGCACAGGGATACGCAAATTCATGCATGTCAGCCGGCCAGATTTTAGCCAGCTGGTGTTCGGGATCGGGCTGCTGATTTTGGAACTTTGGCCCATGCTGATGTTAGCTGAAGCGACAGCATTGCAGCCGGCCTCAGGCGAAATCGGCGCGTGTCCGGGGCTAGAAGCGGCATCACAACGGACAGGATCAACCGGACAAACAGCAGGATCCACACGCTGGAAGGTCGATCCCAGTATGCTTTTTTCTCCGGCAGGAGAGCCGCTCACGCCGGAGGCCGCGCAGCTGATCGCAGCGCTAGAGTTAGAGGGCGGGGAAGGCTTGCCGGTGAGCAGACACGAGCTGATGACGCTACTTTCCCGACCGGAGGCCGCGGATGTTTATTACGAAAAGATCATGAAAGTGGCGACCCCGGCCAGCTTGGCTATTCAGAAAGAGGAGCATAAAAATTATACCAAGTATTTTCTTCAACATTATCTAGAAGCCGGCGTCGCCTTCCTGCATAGCCATCAGGAGATTTTGCAACAAGCGGAGGATCAATATGGCGTGCTGCGGAAGGACATTGTCGCCACCTTGATCTGGGAATCCGGGCTGGGAAAGTATACGGGGGATTTTCTGGAAGTTAACGTTTTCCTCGGCCAGATCCTTTTTCTCGATGCTGCGCAGAGAGAGGCGGTGGAGCAGATGGTCGCTGCCGGCGAGCCAAATCCCCTGGATGATCCGGTCTTTGCCCGGAAGGAGAGAATCCGTTTGGACAAGCGGAAAAAATCGGCGGTCGCCTATCTGGCCACGCTTTTGCGCTACTGCAAAAAAGAGGGCCAGGATCCGTTCACCATGAAAGGCTCATGGGGAGGCGCGATGGGCTTTGTGCAATTCATGCCGGCCAGCATGAAATATGCCGTCGACGCCGACGGGGATGGCCTCATCAACCTGTATCAATGGCCGGATGCCATCATGAGCGCAGCGAACTACTTAAAAATAGTAGGCCATTATGCCCCAGATGAGGCCTCACGTACCAAAGCCTTGCTGCGCTATAATCCCAGCGAGGAATATGCCGCGGGTGTGATCCTCTTAGCCGACACGATCTGGCAGCACTACCTGAATGGTGAATGA
- a CDS encoding FHA domain-containing protein, with translation MAASGNGSGAWIITVGRSPDNTLIIDHPGVSAHHAQLRVEGNTIVLEDLNSSNGTYVNGKKIIIHAVSRRDLVTFGQHVSLDWQEFEKLLASARPIPFDRPVVQTVAPSVPVVARQSAPAQPAPQSPAQSLAPGQARPNAYAGLGSEMAFALHANKSFTGKAFLSLLLYYVGFWFLGFISNIIFLSDANRTKRLIGSNPPGYGCLTTLLVVHIALPLLILMIILGLGIHLYR, from the coding sequence ATGGCGGCCTCCGGGAATGGATCCGGCGCCTGGATCATTACGGTTGGCCGTTCACCCGATAATACCTTGATCATCGATCATCCCGGGGTCTCTGCGCACCATGCGCAGCTCCGCGTCGAAGGGAATACGATCGTTCTCGAAGACCTGAACTCCAGCAACGGCACTTATGTGAATGGCAAAAAAATCATCATTCATGCCGTCTCCCGCCGCGACTTGGTCACCTTCGGCCAGCATGTTTCGCTGGATTGGCAGGAATTTGAAAAATTGCTGGCATCGGCCCGCCCCATCCCGTTCGATCGGCCTGTCGTGCAAACCGTCGCTCCATCTGTGCCGGTGGTGGCGCGACAGTCTGCTCCTGCGCAACCAGCGCCGCAATCCCCGGCGCAGAGCCTGGCCCCCGGGCAGGCTCGTCCAAATGCCTACGCCGGCCTGGGAAGTGAGATGGCTTTTGCCCTCCATGCCAACAAATCCTTCACTGGAAAGGCCTTCCTTTCGCTTCTTCTGTACTACGTGGGATTTTGGTTCCTTGGATTCATATCCAACATCATCTTTTTGAGCGATGCCAATCGAACCAAGAGATTGATTGGTTCGAATCCGCCTGGATACGGCTGCCTGACGACCCTGCTGGTGGTGCATATCGCTTTGCCGCTCCTGATATTGATGATAATTCTTGGATTGGGAATTCATCTTTATCGCTGA
- a CDS encoding rubrerythrin family protein: MKTEKNLQDAFAGESQANRTYLAFAKKADAEGYPMIAKLFRAAAEAETIHAHAHLRVLGRVKSTLENLQVAADGEAYEFKSIYPEFLKDAEAEGNKAAISSFTFAMKAERIHNELYLKAVEALKAGKDLSTAKIYLCPVCGNVEIGEDGDEKCEICGTSRDKFIVM; this comes from the coding sequence ATGAAAACAGAAAAAAATCTCCAGGATGCATTCGCCGGGGAAAGCCAGGCCAACCGCACCTATCTCGCCTTCGCCAAAAAGGCCGATGCCGAGGGGTACCCGATGATCGCCAAGCTTTTTCGCGCGGCGGCCGAAGCGGAAACGATCCACGCCCATGCGCATTTGCGTGTTCTGGGACGGGTTAAATCCACTCTGGAGAATCTTCAGGTTGCAGCCGACGGCGAGGCTTATGAATTCAAAAGCATTTACCCCGAGTTCCTCAAGGATGCCGAGGCCGAAGGGAACAAAGCGGCGATCTCCAGCTTCACCTTTGCCATGAAGGCCGAAAGGATCCACAATGAACTCTACCTCAAAGCGGTCGAAGCGCTCAAGGCGGGCAAGGATCTGAGCACTGCCAAGATCTATCTTTGCCCGGTTTGTGGTAATGTCGAGATCGGCGAGGATGGCGATGAAAAATGCGAGATCTGCGGCACCAGCCGGGATAAATTCATCGTGATGTAA
- a CDS encoding protein kinase → MNPSDVIRDYKILHPLGSGGMGTVYLAEDSLLERQVAIKVLNPTLTQDEQFVERFRREAKIQSTLIHPHIVSLFTFFFDAGQYCMVMEYAPGRTLRQLITEEGALAEDRAIPLFVQILHAVEYAHSRGVVHRDLKPGNILVSDEDQVKVMDFGIAKMMGDAGMTRTGAKLGTIYYMSPEQIRAQKDIDHRTDIYSLGMMLYEMLTGVLPLNSDTESDFEIMKQIIAEEWPDPIHHNPTISQRCNQAIAMAVRKKREERFADAGQFLEALGLGSAHAGQPGAAVSRMGSGKGCIVVTADEGMSVLLNGKRIGMRTPCEIKELEFGKYTLRVDGKSHFSEPVEVEISRPGQLVKVQPALIAYGWITVKTAHRGLNLRINGDPVLLNQANRLMPGTYTIEPDLAYLKPAVFELQPGEKKVLDFDTIQDKVQLEINTGRYQTELEITHQDAGIILKEEITGIKSLELIPGAYALRILSPPCKTVREVMLQREGQRVDLEKDLDQFQKTKKVQHGLAWAACITLILTIFSIWLLKYLQLSGAWNLAKTTNTYQSYQTFLEKHPDSKFSAEAQRLQEASFWKMQDNNDIGSYETYIKKYETGAHAEEAKHKIESLLRQRIEKNHSMQDMLDYRHRFSSYPGAVEVNRAYTQARWDETKSQNSREAYASYLQEFPNGEHFEEAHNLYDDASWQQASQADTPDAIQQYLNEFPEGRHKVQAEYRIAQLGQAESGESGGMESYSVTFRVANLNPNQPLNLQEKPDFSSAKVVQIPRNGIKVSYLGESKQVNGAVWHYLEYNGYRGWANSRFLEKDFTN, encoded by the coding sequence ATGAATCCATCGGACGTTATTCGAGATTATAAAATCTTACACCCGCTGGGCAGCGGCGGTATGGGGACGGTCTATCTGGCGGAAGACTCCCTGCTTGAGCGGCAGGTAGCGATCAAGGTGCTCAACCCCACGCTAACTCAAGATGAGCAGTTCGTCGAACGGTTCCGGCGCGAGGCCAAGATTCAGTCAACACTCATCCACCCCCATATTGTCTCCCTGTTTACGTTTTTCTTTGATGCCGGGCAGTATTGCATGGTGATGGAATATGCGCCAGGAAGAACCCTCCGCCAGTTGATCACCGAAGAGGGGGCATTGGCGGAGGATCGCGCTATTCCTCTTTTTGTGCAGATTTTACATGCTGTCGAGTACGCGCATAGTAGGGGCGTGGTGCATCGCGACTTGAAGCCGGGAAACATCCTCGTTTCAGATGAGGATCAGGTCAAGGTTATGGATTTTGGGATCGCCAAGATGATGGGGGATGCCGGGATGACGCGCACCGGCGCGAAGCTTGGCACGATTTATTATATGAGCCCCGAACAAATCCGCGCCCAAAAAGATATCGATCATAGAACGGATATTTACAGCCTGGGCATGATGCTTTATGAAATGCTCACCGGTGTGTTGCCCCTCAATTCGGACACCGAGAGCGATTTCGAGATCATGAAGCAGATCATTGCGGAGGAATGGCCCGATCCGATACACCATAATCCCACGATCTCGCAAAGGTGCAATCAGGCCATTGCTATGGCTGTGCGGAAAAAACGCGAGGAGCGGTTCGCGGATGCCGGCCAGTTTCTTGAGGCCTTGGGCCTGGGAAGCGCCCATGCTGGGCAACCCGGCGCAGCCGTCAGCCGGATGGGATCAGGAAAAGGCTGCATCGTGGTGACAGCTGATGAGGGCATGAGCGTTCTGCTGAATGGTAAACGCATCGGCATGAGAACGCCCTGTGAAATTAAAGAATTGGAGTTCGGCAAATATACCTTGCGTGTCGATGGTAAAAGTCACTTCAGTGAACCGGTGGAGGTCGAGATCTCCCGGCCGGGACAACTGGTGAAAGTTCAACCAGCACTGATCGCCTATGGCTGGATCACCGTCAAAACGGCGCATCGCGGCCTCAATCTGAGGATAAACGGGGATCCTGTTCTGTTGAACCAGGCGAACCGGCTGATGCCCGGGACCTACACCATCGAGCCAGATCTGGCTTACCTCAAACCAGCCGTATTTGAGCTGCAGCCGGGCGAAAAAAAGGTCCTCGACTTTGACACGATTCAGGACAAGGTCCAACTTGAAATCAATACGGGACGGTACCAGACTGAACTGGAAATCACCCATCAGGACGCGGGGATTATTCTCAAGGAGGAGATCACCGGCATTAAGAGCCTGGAGCTCATCCCCGGCGCCTACGCACTGCGAATTCTCTCCCCGCCCTGCAAAACGGTCCGAGAAGTGATGCTTCAGCGTGAAGGCCAGCGAGTGGATCTGGAAAAAGATCTGGATCAATTCCAGAAGACAAAAAAGGTGCAGCATGGTTTGGCTTGGGCGGCCTGTATTACGCTGATCCTGACCATATTCTCGATATGGCTCTTGAAGTATCTGCAGCTTTCCGGCGCCTGGAATCTGGCGAAGACCACGAATACATATCAATCCTATCAGACGTTTTTAGAGAAACATCCGGATAGTAAATTCTCGGCAGAGGCGCAGCGGCTTCAGGAAGCCAGCTTCTGGAAGATGCAGGACAACAATGACATCGGGTCTTATGAAACCTATATAAAAAAGTACGAGACGGGGGCGCACGCTGAGGAGGCTAAACATAAGATCGAGTCTCTGCTGCGGCAAAGAATTGAGAAGAATCACTCCATGCAGGACATGCTGGATTATCGCCATCGATTCAGCAGTTACCCTGGAGCTGTTGAAGTGAATCGCGCCTATACGCAGGCGAGATGGGATGAGACCAAATCTCAGAATTCACGCGAGGCTTATGCCTCCTATTTGCAGGAATTTCCAAACGGCGAACACTTCGAGGAAGCACACAACTTGTATGATGACGCGAGTTGGCAGCAGGCAAGCCAAGCCGATACTCCGGATGCCATTCAGCAATATCTCAATGAGTTCCCGGAAGGCCGCCACAAAGTGCAGGCAGAATACAGGATAGCCCAGCTCGGGCAAGCGGAATCGGGAGAATCTGGGGGCATGGAGTCTTATTCGGTAACATTCAGGGTAGCTAATCTGAACCCTAATCAGCCGTTGAATTTGCAGGAGAAACCCGATTTTTCCAGCGCAAAAGTAGTGCAAATCCCCAGGAATGGTATAAAGGTCAGCTATCTTGGAGAAAGCAAACAAGTGAATGGAGCGGTTTGGCATTATCTGGAATACAATGGCTACAGAGGCTGGGCCAACTCAAGATTTTTAGAGAAGGACTTTACGAACTAG
- a CDS encoding FHA domain-containing protein yields the protein MVCKSCNKENPAGMRFCKYCGKALGDALRTCANGHNYDSALSRCPYCPEADSGRTLVETNDKRTLLERNDAESPGPTHSDTVIDPFTPANPRGTIRGDRTVIDNAGPTLVRRDGMGGRPDKTVIMDSPSALGPAGGPSMQSAHKLVGWLVTYDLQPSGTDFRVVEGRNKIGKSASNDIVIDRPGVSEEHCLLLFRDNKFYLQDQLSTNGTFVNGTSIEDKVTLQENDVLKVGSVALKFKVVGPF from the coding sequence ATGGTCTGCAAATCGTGCAACAAGGAAAATCCCGCCGGCATGCGGTTCTGCAAATACTGCGGCAAAGCACTGGGCGATGCCTTGCGAACCTGCGCCAACGGCCATAATTATGATTCCGCCCTGAGCCGCTGCCCCTATTGCCCCGAAGCGGACAGCGGACGCACACTGGTCGAAACCAACGACAAGCGCACACTCCTCGAACGGAATGACGCGGAGAGCCCCGGACCCACCCATTCTGACACGGTAATTGATCCCTTCACACCGGCCAACCCCCGCGGCACGATACGCGGTGACCGGACGGTGATCGACAACGCCGGCCCGACGCTGGTGAGGAGGGATGGTATGGGCGGACGGCCGGACAAAACGGTGATCATGGATTCTCCTAGCGCGCTAGGCCCTGCAGGTGGCCCTTCCATGCAGTCCGCCCACAAACTAGTCGGCTGGCTGGTAACGTATGACCTCCAGCCCAGCGGTACCGATTTCCGCGTGGTCGAGGGTCGCAACAAGATCGGCAAAAGCGCCAGCAACGATATCGTCATCGACCGCCCGGGCGTTTCGGAAGAACACTGTCTGCTCCTGTTTCGCGATAACAAGTTCTATCTCCAGGATCAATTGTCGACCAACGGCACTTTTGTGAACGGCACCTCGATCGAGGATAAAGTGACGCTCCAGGAAAATGATGTGCTCAAGGTCGGGAGCGTTGCCCTTAAATTCAAGGTTGTCGGCCCGTTCTGA
- a CDS encoding protein kinase produces MNIEANSMIRDYRILRKLGEGGMGTVYLAEDTMLERKVAIKILNPVLTEDPQFVERFRSEAKVQSRLVHPHIASLHTFFIEEGCYCIVMEYAEGQTLKTLIENLLGRMPEERALRIFDQILQAVGYAHSKGIVHRDLKPSNIIVDADDHVKVMDFGIAKILGEKGLTRTGAKIGTLYYMSPEQVRAQKDIDQRSDIYSLAIILYEMLTKRLPFNADTESDFEVMQEIVEREIPPLEQLAPEVSRATEAALVAAAAKDREARLQNCQAFMNALAGRLPPPNQQHSFPAAERQPAFQSDASNRIRPSTSAGAPFIPNAELTGVNGWLLFFCIILTLLVPLQVLIGIINFKASFELWDHFTPESSENVYLPVRLQMIVMAGLAVWGLFTGIGLWRRAAGAVQRVRTFLKMNMILSILASLMPLFFLKIKSGSWDQIFGILSFGAVSNIVYFIIWNSYFAKSKRVANTYGEAAVLGQSASSSAARGIGLSAAAPVLSTTDQIRSVLQSKEQFSSFIANRKALIILAAVALILIMSNDLIDLPFKVVFAMILFSCWLLADLLLGSGLITGVDRSRKWLYQAALGAGTGLILLGVPLLFKYAAYSFFEDEDLLQLFIGLGAGIAIFILTGMALDREEGADRVFRGVFGNRIFADRFAVWYAAVYLGVSVIMLVKRSLMYGFLTVYQLLFALSQLGLVICLHNLLAGRVKLIRLISLWGLAAAMVGIFSGLGSFLDSYEVYRTLTLFGFSFTLLSAVWLIWLGVAMRAAEPMSDFLSIATIILGLVLLAYSTPFAGNLLNSENQMVSFVLPGIRCVWASALLVFMLKERQQA; encoded by the coding sequence ATGAATATTGAAGCCAACAGCATGATTCGAGACTACCGCATTTTACGCAAATTGGGCGAGGGTGGAATGGGTACGGTCTATCTGGCCGAGGATACTATGCTGGAGCGGAAGGTGGCGATCAAGATCCTTAACCCCGTCCTCACCGAGGATCCACAGTTTGTCGAGCGTTTTCGCAGCGAAGCCAAGGTGCAGTCCAGGCTCGTACACCCCCATATCGCTTCGCTGCATACCTTTTTCATTGAGGAGGGCTGCTACTGCATCGTCATGGAGTATGCGGAAGGGCAGACGCTGAAAACCCTGATCGAGAACCTCTTGGGGCGGATGCCGGAGGAGAGAGCCTTGCGGATCTTCGACCAGATTCTGCAGGCTGTCGGGTATGCGCACAGCAAAGGGATCGTCCATCGTGATCTGAAACCCAGCAACATCATTGTCGATGCCGATGATCATGTCAAAGTGATGGATTTCGGTATTGCCAAGATCCTAGGCGAGAAAGGATTGACCCGCACGGGCGCGAAGATTGGGACGCTCTATTATATGAGTCCCGAACAGGTGAGAGCCCAGAAGGACATCGATCAGAGATCGGATATCTACAGTCTTGCTATTATTCTGTACGAGATGTTGACCAAGCGGTTGCCTTTTAATGCCGACACCGAGAGTGATTTCGAGGTCATGCAGGAAATCGTGGAGCGGGAGATCCCCCCTCTCGAGCAACTAGCGCCGGAAGTGAGCCGTGCCACGGAGGCCGCGCTGGTGGCCGCGGCTGCCAAGGATCGCGAAGCCCGGCTGCAGAATTGCCAGGCATTCATGAATGCGCTTGCGGGGAGACTGCCACCCCCTAACCAGCAGCACTCGTTTCCAGCAGCGGAGCGGCAACCGGCATTCCAGAGCGATGCGAGCAATCGTATACGTCCAAGCACTTCAGCCGGAGCCCCTTTTATTCCAAATGCCGAACTGACTGGAGTGAATGGCTGGCTTTTGTTTTTCTGCATCATTCTCACTCTTCTGGTACCACTGCAGGTGCTTATCGGGATTATTAATTTCAAGGCCAGTTTCGAGCTCTGGGATCACTTTACTCCGGAAAGCAGCGAAAACGTCTACCTGCCTGTACGGCTGCAGATGATCGTCATGGCCGGCTTGGCGGTCTGGGGGCTTTTTACTGGGATAGGATTATGGCGGCGAGCCGCTGGAGCGGTGCAGCGGGTCAGGACTTTTTTGAAAATGAACATGATTCTCTCGATCTTGGCAAGCCTCATGCCTTTGTTTTTTCTAAAAATAAAATCCGGGAGCTGGGATCAGATTTTTGGAATTCTGTCGTTCGGGGCGGTTAGCAATATCGTCTATTTTATTATCTGGAACTCCTATTTTGCCAAATCAAAACGGGTAGCCAATACTTATGGGGAAGCGGCTGTGTTGGGGCAGTCGGCTTCCAGCTCGGCCGCTCGGGGAATTGGCCTGAGCGCAGCAGCGCCCGTACTGTCTACTACGGACCAGATCCGCAGTGTGCTGCAATCCAAGGAGCAATTCTCATCCTTTATAGCCAATAGAAAAGCCCTGATCATTTTGGCTGCAGTCGCCCTGATCCTGATTATGTCGAATGACTTGATCGACTTGCCCTTCAAAGTCGTCTTCGCGATGATCCTGTTCTCCTGCTGGCTGTTGGCGGACCTCCTGCTAGGATCCGGCTTGATCACAGGTGTTGATCGCAGCCGAAAATGGCTCTACCAGGCTGCCCTTGGCGCTGGAACCGGCTTAATCTTATTAGGAGTGCCACTGCTGTTTAAATATGCTGCATACTCATTCTTTGAGGATGAGGACTTGCTTCAGTTATTCATCGGATTGGGGGCGGGTATCGCCATTTTTATTCTTACCGGCATGGCCCTCGATCGCGAAGAGGGGGCCGACAGGGTCTTCCGGGGGGTGTTCGGGAACAGGATTTTTGCAGATCGATTTGCCGTCTGGTATGCTGCGGTCTATCTGGGCGTTTCGGTTATCATGCTGGTCAAACGTTCGCTCATGTACGGTTTTTTGACGGTGTATCAGCTTCTGTTCGCCTTATCACAGCTTGGTCTGGTTATTTGCCTGCACAACCTGCTCGCCGGACGAGTGAAGCTTATCCGGTTGATCTCTCTCTGGGGCCTGGCCGCTGCTATGGTCGGGATATTCTCTGGTTTGGGATCGTTTCTGGATTCTTATGAGGTCTATCGTACGCTGACACTGTTCGGCTTCAGTTTTACCCTGCTTTCTGCGGTATGGCTAATCTGGTTGGGGGTTGCAATGCGAGCTGCTGAACCTATGTCGGATTTTCTCTCCATTGCGACCATCATCCTGGGGCTGGTTTTGCTGGCGTACTCCACGCCTTTTGCGGGAAATTTGCTGAACTCAGAAAACCAAATGGTGTCATTTGTGCTCCCCGGGATAAGGTGCGTATGGGCATCGGCACTGCTTGTGTTTATGCTGAAAGAGCGGCAACAGGCGTGA